A region of the Bacteroidales bacterium genome:
GCGAAAGTGTAAGGCTCACGGATTTTCATGTTGCCCCGACAAGCGCTCCCACCCGGGCCGGTCTTTTAAGCGGAGCCAACAAAAACCGGGCCGGGGCCTGGCATACCATTGGAGGCTGCAGCCTGCTTCGTGAAAGATTTATCAGCATGCCTGAAGTATTCAACAGAAATGGTTATGCAACCGGGATGTTCGGCAAATGGCATCTGGGAGATGCCTATCCTTATCTTCCCCATCACCGGGGCTTCGATGAAGCCGTGTATCACGGAGGCGGCGGAGTAGGGCAAACGCCCGACTACTGGAACAACGATTATTTCGATGACCATTACTTCCGCAACGGAGTTCCCGAAAAATTCGAAGGCTATTGTACCGATGTCTTTTTCGAAGAGGCTATGAAATTCATAGATGATCACCGGGAAGAGCCGTTCTTTGTGTATCTTTCCACAAATGCACCACACAGTCCCCTAAATGTAGAAGAAGAATATTTCAACCGGTATAAAAATGAAGAGGAACTTACTGAGGAACAAAAGGTTTTCTATGGAATGATCACCAACATTGACGACAATCTGGGGATGCTGGAGAAAAAACTGGAAGAACAGGACCTTCGTGAAAATACGATTCTGATCTTTATGACCGACAATGGTACGTCTTACGGCGCCGGTATATTCAATGCAGGAATGAAGGGAAACAAGGGTTCTCAGTACGAAGGGGGGCACCGGGTACCCTTTTTCATCCGGTGGGAACAAACCGGCATTGAGGGTGGACGGGATGTTGAAGCCATCAGCTCCCATACCGATGTGCTTCCAACACTGATCGATTTATGCAACCTTACCCCTGTAGACGGCCCTGCCTATGACGGGAGAAGTCTCAAGCCGCTCCTGACAGGGAAAACCCAATCATGGCCCGATGAGCGGACAGTAATCATCGATCAAAACCGTAAACAACATCCTGAGAAATGGCGAATGAACAGTGTAATGACAGACCAGTGGCGGCTGATCGACGGCAAAGAGCTGTATAACATACAAAAGGATCCGGGACAGAAGCATGACATAGCCTCAGAACATCCGGAAGTTGTCAGGCAACTGCGTGCCGAATATCAACGGTGGTGGGATTACGTGTCTGCTGATTTCGGAAAATATGAAGCCTATAAAATTGGCTTCCCGGGCCATGAAGAAGTCACGCTTACCTGCCATGACCTTCATACACCGGGTATAGTAGCCTGGAACCACTCACAAATCAGACAACCCGGAAACAACAACCTTTTAAAGGGTTACTTTATGATTGATGTGTATGAGAAGGGAACTTATAAAATATCTCTCCGGCGCTGGCCCGGAGAATCAGGTTTGGCATTTGATGAAACTCCCGGGCAACTGGGAGAAGATAAACAATGGTATGAGGCCAAACCTGAAGGAACGGTTATTGATCTGGAAAGAGCAGCTATTGAAGTGGAAGGCTTACGCCTGGAAAAACCGGTGGATATGTCTGCCAAAGAGGTAACCTTCCAGGCAAAATTATCCGGTGGACGGCAACAGTTCAAACCTTATTTTATCACTGAAGACAATAAGGAGTTTGGGGCATTTTATGTATATATTAAGCCTTTAGAGTAAAACTTGCACGTGTTTTACAATGAATTTATATTTTGGTACTTTCAAAGTTAATCCAATTATTATGCGTAACAAAAATTTAATTTCTTTTACTACTTTATTGATCATAACAATGTTGGGTTGCACTTTAGAAGAGGAGCAACCGGTAGATTATGTGAACCCCTATATCGGAAACATCAGCCATTTGCTGGTGCCAACCTATCCTACGGTGCATCTGCCGAACAGTTTTCTGCGTGTATATCCCAACCGCGACAGTTATACCGACGTCTCCATGGATGGATTGCCCCTGATTGTGGTAAATCACAGGGGTTCCCATGCCTTTCACCTGAGCCCTTTTCAGGGCAGTGAAAAAGACATCCGGCCGGTAATTTCCTACAGCTACGACAATGAAACGATCACCCCCTACTCCTGGTCCGTATTTCTGGATGGACAGCAGACGCAGGTCAATTTTGGCGTATCGCACCAGTCGGCAATGTATCAGATTGATTTTAATGACGAGGAAGAAGCCTATCTTATTCTGAATGCAGAGAATGGCATGCTCGGGTGGAACGGAGAAGCCATTAGGGGGTACCGATCTGTAGGAAACGGGACAAAGGCCTATTTGCATCTGCTGCCCGAACAATCACCCAAGAATGTATTTGTGCTGGAGAAGGGGGAATTGGCAGAGCAACAACAGACAGAAGGGAATAATGTCTCTATTGTATTGAAATATCCCGCTAATACCGGATCCATCAACCTCCGCTATGGCATTTCATTCATTGATGAAGCACAGGCCAGAAACAACATGGAAAGGGAGGTGGAAGACAAAGCCATGAGCACTTTGCATAGTGAAGGCCGAAAGATCTGGAACGAAGCCCTCGGAAAAATCGAGGTGGAAGGGGGCAGCGAGGATGACAAAACGGTATTTTACACAGCTTTGTACCGCACCTATGAGCGGCCCGTGTCCATCTCAGAGGATGGCCGTTATTTCAGTGCTTTCGATGGCCAGGTTCATGATGATCAGGGCTTCCCCTTCTATACGGACGACTGGATATGGGACTCCTACCGGGCCCACCATCCTTTGAATNNNNNNNNNNNNNNNNNNNNNNNNNNNNNNNNNNNNNNNNNNNNNNNNNNNNNNNNNNNNNNNNNNNNNNNNNNNNNNNNNNNNNNNNNNNNNNNNNNNNNNNNNNNNNNNNNNNNNNNNNNNNNNNNNNNNNNNNNNNNNNNNNNNNNNNNNNNNNNNNNNNNNNNNNNNNNNNNNNNNNNNNNNNNNNNNNNNNNNNNNNNNNNNNNNNNNNNNNNNNNNNNNNNNNNNNNNNNNNNNNNNNNNNNNNNNNNNNNNNNNNNNNNNNNNNNNNNNNNNNNNNNNNNNNNNNNNNNNNNNNNNNNNNNNNNNNNNNNNNNNNNNNNNNNNNNNNNNNNNNNNNNNNNNNNNNNNNNNNNNNNNNNNNNNNNNNNNNNNNNNNNNNNNNNNNNNNNNNNNNNNNNNNNNNNNNNNNNNNNNNNNNNNNNNNNNNNNNNNNNNNNNNNNNNNNNNNNNNNNNNNNNNNNNNNNNNNNNNNNNNNNNNNNNNNNNNNNNNNNNNNNNNNNNNNNNNNNNNNNNNNNNNNNNNNTTTTATCGAACCTTTTGACTATAAATTTTCCGGAGGGCCGGGAGCCCGCGATTATTACGATGAAAATAACGGCTGGACCTACCGTTGGGAAGTTACCCACAACGTAGCCGACTTGATCGATCTGATGGGCGGTAGAGAAGCTTTCACTGAAAACCTGGACGCCCTGTTCAATGAACCCCTGGATAAACCCAAGTATCAGTTCTATGAACAACTGCCTGATCAGACAGGAAATGTCGGGCAGTTCTCTATGGGCAACGAGCCCAGTTTTCACATCCCTTATCTATACAATTATGCAGGTCACCCCTGGAAAACGCAGAAACGCATCCGGCATTTGATGAGACAGTGGTTCCGCAACGACCTGATGGGCATACCGGGCGATGAAGATGGGGGTGCCATGTCGGCATTTGTGGTATTTTCCTGTATGGGATTCTATCCGGTTACCCCGGGATTGCCTGTTTACAACATTGGCAGCCCGGTGTTCGATGAAATCACCATTCATCTGTCCGGCGGAAACGATTTTATCATTGAGGCCGGCAACAATTCACCTCATAACAAGTATATCCAGTCTGCCACTTTTAACGGAAGCCCTCTGAACAAGCCATGGTTTGTACATGAAAAGATGATGGAGGGAGGCACACTTAAGCTCAAAATGGGACCGAAGGCCAACAAACAGTGGGGTAGTGAAAAAAAGGCAGCCCCGCCTTCATTTAACCTCAGCAAATGAAATTTAAATCATCATATGATATACAAAAAATTCCCAGAGATATGCATTGATATAGAGTGATATTAAAATCGCCCAGAAATTATTGTCTTTAAAATTAAACAATTGCTCAGATGCATTTGTTAAGCCGGAAATCCTTAAAATAAATATGATGAAGAAGATTATTCTTACGCTTTTAATCGCAGGAATGAGTTTATCATTCGCCAGCGCACAGTCCAATTACAATACCGGCATTGGTTTCAGGGGCGGTTTGTCAAACGGATTAACCATAAAACATTTTTTGGATTCCGAAAATGCTCTCGAGGGGCTCGCTTCATTCAGGTGGTCAGGTTACAATATAACCGGACTGTACGAAAGACATGCTACAGCTTTTGACTCACGGGGCTTCAACTGGTATTACGGGGTAGGTGGTCATATAGGATTCTGGGATGGTGATGAAAACCCCTGGTTTGATGATAGTCAGAGCTATACCGTAGTGGGTATCGATGGCATTTTAGGTTTGGAATACACCTTCGAAGAGATACCCATCAACCTCAGCATAGACTGGAAGCCAGCCTATAACCTGGTAGGTAACACAGGCTTCTGGGGAGACAATGGAGCCTTCTCCGTCCGGTTTGTATTCTGAAAAAAGGGATGGAATATCCTTGTAAGAAGGGATATAAATTCTTAAAACAGCGAGAGTAGTAAGAAACGGATAGGACAGGCTTAAAGTAAATTCGCTGATTCCATGGAAAATGGCCGACGGGTATATATAGTCGGAGAAACCACATTCGATATCATCTTCAGGGATGATCAGCCTAAAGAAGCCAGGGTAGGCGGATCGCAGCTCAACACATGTGTCTCCCTCGGAAGGTTGGATATACCGGTTACATTCATCACCATGTTTGGAAATGATCAGGTGGGTGACATAGCCTGGCGTTTTCTTAAGGAAAATAACATTTCAGATGATTATGTCACCCGGTATGAAGGCAATTCACGGGTAGCCCTGGCTTTCCTTGATGAAAACAACAATGCACACTACACCTTTTTTAAGCCTGAAGTGGAAAAAAGACTGAAGTTTCCGGAACCGAAGCAGGAGGATATTGTGCTGTTCGGTTCCTCATTTGCCGTAAAGGATGAAGGGAGGGATGAGCTGCTATGTTTTCTCGAGCAATCCGCAAAGAATGGCGCCATCATCCTGTATGATCCGAATTTCCGTAAAACAAATACGGGTAATCTGAATCAGATAAGAAGCAGAGTAGAACAGAATATCCGAAATGCCGATCTGGTAAAAGGTTCGGATGAAGATTTTATCAACCTCTATGGGGTGAATAACGTCCGGGAAGCGTGGGAAATACTGTCGGAAATCAAAAAAGTGCCATTAATATATACAGCCGGTGGAGACAGAATGGAGGTAAAAACGCCATACTTTGAGAAAAGCTATCCGGTGCAGAGCCTTCAGCCGGTCAGTACCATTGGTGCCGGTGATACTTTCAGCGCCGGGGTAATATATCGGTTGTTCCGGATGGACATCTGTAAAAATGAAATCAATGACTTGAAAGAAGAAAAGTGGGATCAGATCATTCATACCTCCACAGAATTTGCAAAACACGTTTGTATGCATTATGACAATTACCTTTCAGAAGCATTTGCAGAAAAGCAACAGTAGCATAGGAAAATTCGGCAGAATGTACCATTTGAATGGCCGCCTTTAAACGGTGGCTTCAAAGTTTTCCCCAGGGCGATGATTGTTCTATTAATCAATCAACAATATTAAAAATTTCTTCGAATTGATATCCTTCACGCAGCGTTTTGATGATTTTCCCTTTAGAGACCACTAAAAAGAACAAAAATGACAAAAGACTGTTTGCAATGAGTAGGGGATTCAATTGTTAAGTTTGCAGAACAGCGACAATCAATTTGAGTTCCTATTGGCTTTGAGACAAAAAATGTATGAATTTTTAAAAGCAAACCGTATGAAAATTGGTATTGCATCCGACCACGGAGGATTTGAAATAAAACAAATCCTGAAAGACCGACTGGAAAAACATAACCATACCATCATTGATTTCGGAAATTTTGAAATCAATCCCGTGGATGATTATCCTGATTTTGTTATCCCGCTTGCAAAAGCAGTGGCAAATAATGAAGTGGAAAGGGGTATTGCAGTTTGCGGAAGCGGAGTGGGGGCCTCTATAGCAGCCAACAAGATCAAGGGAGTAAGAGCCGGACTGGTACATGACAACTATTCAGCGCATCAGGGCGTGGAAGATGATAATATGAATATACTTTGTATGGGAGGACGAATAGTAGGAAACGATAAGGCCATCGAACTGGCTTTCACATTTCTGGAAGCAGAATTTACTCATGAAGAGCGCCATATAAGAAGGCTGAAAAAGATTGAAAAAAAATAGGCTAACTCTCCCCGCATTCAAGCATTAATAGAATCCCCGGTAAAAGCGTTACCTTCTTGCTCCCTCATAGAACCGTAAAAGCATATCCCCATACTGCTTTTCTTAAACCGGTTTTATTTTTAGACTGGATCATTCATGAAATGCGCCGGTATTGAGTGAAAATTAATGCTTTTCTATTTTTGTTAAAAAAATCTTAAATATTCTTAAACATTTTATCCTCTTGCGTGTCTACATTATATTGTTTTATTAACCAAAAAAACCATTTATTATGAAAAAACAATTTTTAAAAATCAAGGCACGCCAGGTGACATACCTGATGTTTTTGTTGTCTGCCCTGGCCATCTTTTCAATTTCCTGTGAAAAGGAAGATTCAGTTGCACCTGTTGCAACTGAAAATCCGGAACTATCCATTGTAGAAGTACTACAA
Encoded here:
- a CDS encoding arylsulfatase, producing the protein MKSAIHLFLFTLVTSLFLSLSSKAEEERKKPNVILVITDDQGYGDLACHGNSIIETPNMDELYGESVRLTDFHVAPTSAPTRAGLLSGANKNRAGAWHTIGGCSLLRERFISMPEVFNRNGYATGMFGKWHLGDAYPYLPHHRGFDEAVYHGGGGVGQTPDYWNNDYFDDHYFRNGVPEKFEGYCTDVFFEEAMKFIDDHREEPFFVYLSTNAPHSPLNVEEEYFNRYKNEEELTEEQKVFYGMITNIDDNLGMLEKKLEEQDLRENTILIFMTDNGTSYGAGIFNAGMKGNKGSQYEGGHRVPFFIRWEQTGIEGGRDVEAISSHTDVLPTLIDLCNLTPVDGPAYDGRSLKPLLTGKTQSWPDERTVIIDQNRKQHPEKWRMNSVMTDQWRLIDGKELYNIQKDPGQKHDIASEHPEVVRQLRAEYQRWWDYVSADFGKYEAYKIGFPGHEEVTLTCHDLHTPGIVAWNHSQIRQPGNNNLLKGYFMIDVYEKGTYKISLRRWPGESGLAFDETPGQLGEDKQWYEAKPEGTVIDLERAAIEVEGLRLEKPVDMSAKEVTFQAKLSGGRQQFKPYFITEDNKEFGAFYVYIKPLE
- a CDS encoding glycoside hydrolase family 92 protein, with the translated sequence MRNKNLISFTTLLIITMLGCTLEEEQPVDYVNPYIGNISHLLVPTYPTVHLPNSFLRVYPNRDSYTDVSMDGLPLIVVNHRGSHAFHLSPFQGSEKDIRPVISYSYDNETITPYSWSVFLDGQQTQVNFGVSHQSAMYQIDFNDEEEAYLILNAENGMLGWNGEAIRGYRSVGNGTKAYLHLLPEQSPKNVFVLEKGELAEQQQTEGNNVSIVLKYPANTGSINLRYGISFIDEAQARNNMEREVEDKAMSTLHSEGRKIWNEALGKIEVEGGSEDDKTVFYTALYRTYERPVSISEDGRYFSAFDGQVHDDQGFPFYTDDWIWDSYRAHHPLN
- a CDS encoding GH92 family glycosyl hydrolase encodes the protein FIEPFDYKFSGGPGARDYYDENNGWTYRWEVTHNVADLIDLMGGREAFTENLDALFNEPLDKPKYQFYEQLPDQTGNVGQFSMGNEPSFHIPYLYNYAGHPWKTQKRIRHLMRQWFRNDLMGIPGDEDGGAMSAFVVFSCMGFYPVTPGLPVYNIGSPVFDEITIHLSGGNDFIIEAGNNSPHNKYIQSATFNGSPLNKPWFVHEKMMEGGTLKLKMGPKANKQWGSEKKAAPPSFNLSK
- a CDS encoding carbohydrate kinase, whose product is MENGRRVYIVGETTFDIIFRDDQPKEARVGGSQLNTCVSLGRLDIPVTFITMFGNDQVGDIAWRFLKENNISDDYVTRYEGNSRVALAFLDENNNAHYTFFKPEVEKRLKFPEPKQEDIVLFGSSFAVKDEGRDELLCFLEQSAKNGAIILYDPNFRKTNTGNLNQIRSRVEQNIRNADLVKGSDEDFINLYGVNNVREAWEILSEIKKVPLIYTAGGDRMEVKTPYFEKSYPVQSLQPVSTIGAGDTFSAGVIYRLFRMDICKNEINDLKEEKWDQIIHTSTEFAKHVCMHYDNYLSEAFAEKQQ
- a CDS encoding RpiB/LacA/LacB family sugar-phosphate isomerase — encoded protein: MKIGIASDHGGFEIKQILKDRLEKHNHTIIDFGNFEINPVDDYPDFVIPLAKAVANNEVERGIAVCGSGVGASIAANKIKGVRAGLVHDNYSAHQGVEDDNMNILCMGGRIVGNDKAIELAFTFLEAEFTHEERHIRRLKKIEKK